The Deinococcus sp. KNUC1210 nucleotide sequence GACGCCGGAGTGGAAGGAGTCGGAGTTGTACGCCGGGGCGGTGCAGCCCTCGATGTAGTGGGCCTGTGCGCCTTCATCGATGATGATGAGGGTGCGCTCGAACTGGCCGCTGCTTTCCGCGTTGATGCGGAAGTACGTCTGCAGGGGGATGTCCACCTTAACGCCCTTGGGCACGTACACGAACGATCCGCCCGACCATACCGCGCTGTTCACGGCGGCAAACTTGTTGTCTTCCGGCGGAATGATGGTGGCGAAATGCTCGCGGAACAGGTCGGGGTACTGGCGCAGGCCGTCCTCGATGCTCAGGAAGACCACGCCCAGCTTCTCCCACTCGTCCTTCAGGTTGTGGTACACCATCTCCGACTCGTACTGTGCGCCCACGCCCGCCAGCGCCGCACGCTCGGCCTCGGGAATGCCCAGCCGCTCGAAGGTCTGCTTCACGTCGTCGGGCACGTCGTCCCAGCTGCGGGCGTTCATGCCTTCGGGCTTGATGTAGTAGTAGATTTCGTCGAGATTCAGCCCCGACAGGTCTGCGCCCCAGGTGGGCATCGGCTTGGAATAGAAGATGTCAAGCGCCTTCAGACGGAAATCCAGCATCCACTGCGGCTCGTCTTTGGCCTTGGAAATCATCTCGACGACTTCGCGGCTCAGACCCTTGGGAGCCTTGATCGCGTACTTCTCCGGATTGCTCCAGCCGTACTCATAGCCGTTGTTGATGTCATTGACTTCAGGATTGATGGTCATGGTGACTCCTTGAGCTGACTCTCTAGTGTTCAGCAGAGGCTGTATTCGACAGAGCTTCAAACTCAGATAGGGCGTTCATGGACGTGCTCGCTCGGAACCTTCGGGTGAGCGTTCAGTGCTGGCGAAGGCTCACCCGCGCACCCGGCTTACGCCAGTGCCAGTTCCTTGACCCAGTCGTAGCCTTCCACGTCGAGCTTCTTGGCGAGTTCCGGGCCGCCCGACTGCACGACTTTGCCATCCACGATGATGTGGACCTTGTCGGGCACGATGTAATCCAGCAGACGCTGATAGTGGGTGATGATCAGGCCGCCCAGATTCGGCCCGCGCATGCTGTTGACGCCGCGTGCCACGATCTTGAGCGCGTCCACGTCCAGACCCGAATCGGTCTCGTCCATGATGATGTAGCTCGGATCGAGCATCAGCATCTGCAGGATCTCGTTGCGCTTCTTCTCGCCGCCCGAAAAGCCCGCGTTCAGGTAGCGCTCGACGATGCTCTCGTCCCACTCCAGCACCTTCAGGGCGCTCTGCAGCTTGCCGTAGAACTCGGTGAAGCTGACTTCCTCGCCCTCGGCCTTGCGGGCCTGCATGGCAAGGCGCAGGAAGTTGGCGATGGTGACGCCGGGAATCTCGACGGGGTACTGAAAGGCCAGAAAGACGCCGAGGCGGGCGCGTTCGTCGGGTTCCATCTCCAGGATGTTCACGCCGTCCACCAGCACTTCGCCTTCGGTCACGGTGTATTCGGGGTCGCCCACGATCACCTTGGCGAGCGTGCTCTTGCCGTTGCCGTTCGGCCCCATCACGGCGTGCAGCTCGCCCCGGGGAATCGTCAGATTGATGCCCCGCAGAATGGGCAGCTCGCCGACAGAGGCGTGAAGGTTACGGATTTCGATCTGGTGAGGCTGGTCAGTCATATACACTCCTGAAGTGGCTTTTAGGAATCATTCCTACTTACCTGTACAGTTTAAAGTCTGCCGCCTAGAAAGGCTAGTGGTTTACTCTGCTATTGGCGGTCAGCCGTCAGATTTTCACGCTTGCCATGCGGCTGCGTGATACTTATGCGGAGTGAAGCTGAACTTACTGACTCTGCTCAGCTCGGCAGGCCCGCTGCTGTGGGTGCTGCTGCTGCTGTCTCTCTACGTCGTCTATGTCGCGGTGGTACGGCTTCAGGTGCTTTCCCGCCTGGGCGACGACCCCGACGCGCTGATCGAGCGGGCGCGGGCCACCACCGCCGAGAGCGGCCCCCAGGCGGCCCTCGCGGAACTCGATTACACCTCCAAAGCCACGCCTGCCACCAACATCATGAGAGCCGGCCTGGGCCGCGCCGACCGTGGCAACGAGGCGGTGCAGGGCGCCATGAACGCCGCCATCCTGCGAGAAGATACCCGGCTGTATGCGGGCATTCAGGCGCTGGGCACCTCGGCGCAGATCGGGCCGCTGCTGGGGCTGCTGGGCACCGTGATCGGCATGGTCAGGTCGTTCCTGGTGTTCTCGCAGACGGTCTCGCCCACCACCGAACAGCTCGCCACCGGCATTAGCGAGGCACTCGTGAACACGGGTGCGGGGCTGATCGTGGCGATCATCGCGTATGTGTCGCGGGGCGCACTCCGCAGCCGCGCCGACCGCATCGCCACCAGCATGGAACGGGTGCGCGAGGAACTTCCCGGTTGGCTGTCTCGCCCGGCCCGCAGCGTGTCGAATCGCCCGGCGACGCGGCCCGTGCCTCAGCTCGTGGGTGTGCCCAATGCCGAGGCCCACCCGGTGGATTTCGAATTCAATACAGACGCGGCCCGCTGAGATGAAGTGTCGCTCGCCCGGAGCCGAGAGCTCTGTCTGTTCCCTTCAACCGGAGTTGATATAAGCCATGCGGAGACGCTTTCGTGAAGAGACAGGCGTGAACTTCGATTTCGCGCCGATGGTCGATATCGTGCTGCTGCTGCTGATCTTCTTTCTGCTGACCAGCAATCTGGCGGCCCGGCAGAATACCCTGCCCCTCGATCTGCCGCGTGCCAGCACCACCGTGCAGGAAACGCCGAATCTGCCGCTGGTCAGCATCGACAAGGGCGGCAAGATCTATCTGAACGGCAAGCTCACCACGCTGTCCAAACTGGGTGCCCAGCTCAAACCGCTGATCCGCACCTCGGGTGGTCTGGTCGGGTTGCGCGGTGACGAGCGCGGCAATTACGGCGCGGTCGTCAAGGTTATGGATGTCATCAAGCAGGCAGGAGGAGAGCGTCTTGCGCTCGGCACCCGCAGCAAGTAACGTCCGCAGCGTCAGTCCCAGCGGTGAGTACGCTGCGGACCGGCGGCGAGCGCTGGGTGCCGCCGTCATCGTGCACGGCGCGTTGCTGCTGGGCCTGCTGATGTTGCGGCCCGCCGCGCCCGTGCGCGTGGCGCTGCCAGCCGATGCCAGCCGCGCTCCGCTGGAAGTGGTGGCGCTGGCTCCGGAAGTGCCGCAGAACACCGTGCAGACGACGCCGCTGCGGCCTCCTACCCAGACACCCAGACCTACGCAGGCCCCCAAACCTACCCCGACGAAACCCACCCCTCCCAAAGCCACGACCCCCAAGCCCACGCCACCTAAAGTCACTCCAACCAAGCCCACGCCGCCCAAAGTCACTCCAACCAAGCCCACGCTGCAGCCCGCCACGCCGCCGAAGCCTGTTCAGGCGCAGACGCCCCGGCCTACGCCGCCCGCTCCGGTCAGGCCCGCGCCGGTAACGCCGACGCCCGCCGTTCCCAAGCCTGTCGCTGCCACGCCGCCCGCGAGC carries:
- the sufC gene encoding Fe-S cluster assembly ATPase SufC — its product is MTDQPHQIEIRNLHASVGELPILRGINLTIPRGELHAVMGPNGNGKSTLAKVIVGDPEYTVTEGEVLVDGVNILEMEPDERARLGVFLAFQYPVEIPGVTIANFLRLAMQARKAEGEEVSFTEFYGKLQSALKVLEWDESIVERYLNAGFSGGEKKRNEILQMLMLDPSYIIMDETDSGLDVDALKIVARGVNSMRGPNLGGLIITHYQRLLDYIVPDKVHIIVDGKVVQSGGPELAKKLDVEGYDWVKELALA
- a CDS encoding MotA/TolQ/ExbB proton channel family protein, giving the protein MNLLTLLSSAGPLLWVLLLLSLYVVYVAVVRLQVLSRLGDDPDALIERARATTAESGPQAALAELDYTSKATPATNIMRAGLGRADRGNEAVQGAMNAAILREDTRLYAGIQALGTSAQIGPLLGLLGTVIGMVRSFLVFSQTVSPTTEQLATGISEALVNTGAGLIVAIIAYVSRGALRSRADRIATSMERVREELPGWLSRPARSVSNRPATRPVPQLVGVPNAEAHPVDFEFNTDAAR
- a CDS encoding biopolymer transporter ExbD encodes the protein MRRRFREETGVNFDFAPMVDIVLLLLIFFLLTSNLAARQNTLPLDLPRASTTVQETPNLPLVSIDKGGKIYLNGKLTTLSKLGAQLKPLIRTSGGLVGLRGDERGNYGAVVKVMDVIKQAGGERLALGTRSK